The Arthrobacter sp. NicSoilC5 genome has a window encoding:
- a CDS encoding dynamin family protein, which produces MTSHDEHGRPAQPPPQSLAAVTLLEEIRSGLDDVTLPLALPGADQARRGAAAARAQLDDYILPRYRSLDAPLLAVVGGSTGAGKSTLVNGLAGHPVTRAGAIRPTTRQPILLHNPAEAAWFEGQRVLPGLSRMRGTLAANPAPTGHAGEPATATDSLVLLADAAVPAGIALLDAPDVDSISDQNRLLAGQLLAAADLWVFVTTANRYADAVPWKLLLDAASRDITVAVVLDRVPQGAEAEVSQDLRGLLDREGLAGSRLFIIAETMLDTHGMLPAGAVDELREWLASLASDAAGRADVARRTLNGTVRALAQRIADLADSVRAQEQAAARLESDAVAAYENAATRILDATRDGALLRGEVLARWQDFVGTGEFFRTLEQNVGRFRDRMGAFFRGEPAPAVRVEAAIETGLQAVIVDEAANAAEDTDQRWRSDPAGRQLLAADDLSGTAPGFAHRAAAEIRAWQEALMELIRTEGQGKRTQARWLSFGINGLGAALMIVVFSMTAGLTGLEIGVAGGTAVVGQRLLEAVFGEDAVRRMADKAREDLAVRCRQLLMDEQQKFLQRLPADNPDLAQTLAVQAGRLARLAESA; this is translated from the coding sequence GTGACCTCCCATGACGAGCACGGCCGCCCAGCCCAGCCGCCACCGCAATCCTTGGCGGCGGTGACGCTGCTGGAGGAAATCCGCAGTGGGCTGGACGATGTCACGCTGCCGCTGGCCCTGCCGGGTGCAGACCAGGCGCGGCGCGGCGCCGCAGCCGCAAGGGCCCAGCTGGACGACTACATCCTTCCCCGCTACCGCAGCCTGGATGCACCCCTGCTTGCCGTCGTCGGCGGTTCCACGGGCGCGGGCAAATCCACCCTCGTGAACGGACTCGCGGGGCACCCGGTAACCCGCGCGGGAGCCATCCGGCCGACCACCCGCCAGCCAATCCTGCTGCACAACCCCGCCGAAGCTGCCTGGTTTGAGGGCCAGCGCGTCCTGCCGGGGCTAAGCCGGATGCGGGGAACCCTGGCTGCCAATCCGGCGCCCACTGGCCACGCAGGGGAGCCGGCCACTGCCACCGATTCCCTGGTCCTGCTGGCTGATGCAGCAGTGCCCGCCGGCATCGCCCTCCTCGACGCTCCCGACGTCGACTCGATCTCGGACCAGAACCGCCTCCTGGCCGGACAGCTGCTGGCCGCCGCCGACCTCTGGGTGTTTGTCACCACCGCAAACCGGTATGCCGACGCCGTCCCCTGGAAGCTCCTCCTCGATGCCGCTTCCCGGGACATCACGGTGGCCGTGGTGCTGGACCGGGTGCCGCAGGGCGCCGAAGCGGAGGTGAGCCAGGACCTCCGTGGCCTGCTGGACCGCGAAGGCCTGGCCGGAAGCCGCCTGTTCATCATCGCCGAAACAATGCTGGATACTCACGGCATGCTGCCGGCCGGGGCCGTGGACGAGTTGCGGGAGTGGCTGGCGTCGCTGGCGTCCGATGCCGCGGGGCGGGCCGACGTGGCACGCCGAACGCTGAACGGGACGGTCCGTGCGTTGGCCCAGCGGATTGCGGACCTCGCCGATTCTGTGCGTGCACAGGAACAGGCCGCTGCCCGGCTCGAATCCGACGCCGTGGCGGCTTATGAAAATGCGGCCACCCGGATCCTGGACGCCACCCGCGACGGAGCCCTGCTGCGGGGCGAGGTTCTGGCCCGCTGGCAGGACTTCGTGGGCACCGGCGAATTCTTCCGCACGCTGGAGCAGAACGTGGGCCGGTTCAGGGACCGGATGGGGGCATTCTTCCGTGGCGAACCCGCGCCGGCCGTGCGGGTGGAAGCGGCCATCGAAACCGGCCTGCAGGCAGTCATTGTCGACGAGGCAGCCAATGCTGCCGAAGACACCGACCAGCGGTGGCGCTCGGACCCGGCCGGCCGGCAACTGCTGGCCGCGGACGACCTGTCAGGGACGGCGCCCGGGTTCGCTCACCGGGCGGCTGCGGAGATCCGGGCCTGGCAGGAAGCATTGATGGAGCTGATCCGCACCGAGGGCCAGGGCAAACGCACCCAGGCGCGCTGGCTGTCGTTCGGCATCAACGGCCTCGGTGCCGCGCTGATGATCGTGGTGTTTTCGATGACGGCGGGGCTTACGGGACTGGAGATCGGCGTGGCCGGAGGAACCGCCGTCGTGGGCCAGCGCCTGCTGGAGGCTGTGTTCGGCGAGGATGCCGTGCGCCGGATGGCGGACAAGGCGCGCGAGGACCTGGCCGTGCGCTGCCGGCAGCTGCTGATGGACGAGCAGCAGAAGTTTCTGCAGCGGCTGCCGGCGGACAACCCGGACCTGGCACAGACACTTGCAGTGCAGGCCGGAAGACTGGCGCGGCTGGCGGAGAGCGCGTGA
- the leuD gene encoding 3-isopropylmalate dehydratase small subunit, whose protein sequence is MEKFTKHTGIGVPLRQSNVDTDQIIPAVYLKRITRTGFEDALFSAWRKDSSFILNQEPYNAGSVLVAGPDFGTGSSREHAVWALKDYGFKAVLSSRFADIFRGNSGKQGLLAAQVAQDDIELIWKELENAPGTQVTVDLESKTVVCGNIVAPFEIDDYTRWRLLEGLDDIGLTLQHEADITAYEATRPAFKPKTLPAKLS, encoded by the coding sequence ATGGAAAAGTTCACCAAGCACACCGGCATTGGCGTCCCGCTGCGCCAGAGCAACGTCGACACCGACCAGATCATCCCCGCGGTGTACCTCAAGCGCATCACCCGGACCGGCTTCGAGGACGCCCTGTTCTCGGCGTGGCGGAAGGACTCCTCCTTCATCCTGAACCAGGAGCCGTACAACGCCGGTTCGGTCCTGGTGGCCGGCCCGGACTTCGGTACCGGTTCCTCCCGCGAGCACGCCGTCTGGGCGTTGAAGGACTACGGCTTCAAGGCCGTGCTGTCGTCCCGCTTCGCGGATATTTTCCGCGGCAACTCGGGCAAGCAGGGGCTGCTGGCTGCGCAGGTGGCCCAGGACGACATCGAGCTCATCTGGAAGGAACTCGAGAACGCCCCGGGCACCCAGGTCACGGTGGACCTCGAGTCCAAGACCGTGGTGTGCGGCAACATCGTGGCGCCCTTTGAGATCGATGACTACACCCGCTGGCGGCTCCTGGAAGGCCTGGATGACATCGGGCTGACCCTGCAGCACGAAGCCGACATCACGGCCTATGAGGCCACCCGCCCGGCTTTCAAGCCCAAGACCCTGCCGGCGAAGCTTTCCTAG
- a CDS encoding DUF1697 domain-containing protein, translating into MGSYAVFLRGINVGGINIKMADLRDALKTCGFEDAKTLLASGNVVLSSSLDAAAVKRECEKCLRAAFGYEAWVVVLEAGRVGHLVEACPYPDDDKSTHAYITISSDTAVLDELEAAGSALEGHAQQRLAPEALAWLAPVGGTLDSPFSKISAKAKFKAATTTRNLRTMIKVRDAARAVAAG; encoded by the coding sequence ATGGGCAGCTATGCAGTGTTCCTCCGCGGCATCAACGTGGGCGGAATCAATATCAAAATGGCGGACCTCAGGGACGCATTGAAGACCTGTGGTTTCGAGGACGCGAAGACCCTCCTGGCGAGCGGCAACGTGGTGCTGTCCAGCAGCCTGGACGCCGCAGCCGTGAAGCGCGAATGCGAAAAGTGCCTCCGAGCGGCCTTTGGCTACGAAGCATGGGTGGTGGTCCTGGAAGCCGGGCGGGTGGGCCACCTGGTGGAAGCATGCCCTTACCCTGACGACGACAAGTCCACCCACGCCTACATCACCATCTCCTCGGACACCGCCGTCCTGGACGAACTGGAAGCAGCCGGCTCAGCCCTGGAAGGCCACGCCCAGCAGCGGCTGGCGCCGGAGGCGCTTGCCTGGCTGGCCCCCGTAGGCGGAACCCTGGACAGTCCCTTCAGCAAAATCAGCGCGAAGGCGAAGTTCAAAGCCGCGACCACCACGCGGAACCTCCGCACCATGATCAAGGTCCGCGACGCCGCACGGGCCGTCGCAGCGGGCTAG
- the leuC gene encoding 3-isopropylmalate dehydratase large subunit, protein MGKTLAEKVWDAHVVRKGDGDGANAQPDLLFIDLHLVHEVTSPQAFEGLRLAGRKLRRPDLTIATEDHNTPTLDIDKPIADLTSRTQIQTLRNNCAEFGVRLHSLGDAEQGIVHVVGPQLGLTQPGMTVVCGDSHTSTHGAFGALAMGIGTSEVEHVMATQTLSLKPFKTMAINVEGTLRPGVTAKDIILAVIAKIGTGGGQGYVLEYRGSAIRALSMEARMTICNMSIEAGARAGMVAPDQTTYEYMLGRPHAPEGADWDAAVEYWTTLRTDDDATFDVEVDLDADTLEPFVTWGTNPGQGVSLSQAVPSPEDFGDENAKAAAERALQYMGLEAGTQMKDIRVDTVFLGSCTNSRIEDLRAAADIIRGREKDPQVRMLVVPGSARVRLEAEAEGLDKVFKDFGAEWRFAGCSMCLGMNPDQLEPGERCASTSNRNFEGRQGKGGRTHLVSPVVAAATAVRGTLSSPSDLEPAPEPAAIRIDAA, encoded by the coding sequence ATGGGAAAGACATTGGCCGAGAAAGTCTGGGACGCACACGTGGTGCGCAAAGGTGACGGCGATGGTGCCAACGCCCAGCCTGACCTTCTCTTCATCGACCTTCACCTGGTCCACGAAGTCACGTCCCCGCAGGCCTTTGAAGGCCTGCGCCTGGCCGGGCGCAAGCTGCGCCGGCCGGACCTGACCATCGCCACCGAAGACCACAACACCCCCACCCTGGACATCGACAAGCCCATTGCAGACCTCACCAGCCGCACCCAGATCCAGACCCTGCGCAACAACTGCGCGGAGTTCGGGGTCCGGCTGCACAGCCTGGGCGACGCCGAACAGGGCATCGTCCACGTCGTAGGTCCCCAGCTGGGCCTCACGCAGCCCGGCATGACGGTGGTCTGCGGCGACTCGCACACCTCCACGCACGGTGCGTTCGGCGCGCTGGCCATGGGCATCGGCACGTCCGAGGTGGAGCACGTCATGGCCACCCAGACCCTGTCCCTGAAGCCGTTCAAGACCATGGCCATCAACGTGGAGGGCACCCTGCGCCCGGGCGTTACCGCCAAGGACATTATCCTCGCCGTGATCGCAAAGATCGGCACCGGCGGCGGCCAGGGCTATGTGTTGGAATACCGCGGCTCGGCCATCCGGGCGTTGTCCATGGAAGCGCGGATGACCATCTGCAACATGTCCATCGAGGCAGGCGCCAGGGCCGGCATGGTGGCACCCGACCAGACCACCTACGAGTACATGCTGGGCCGTCCGCACGCGCCGGAGGGCGCTGACTGGGACGCCGCCGTCGAGTACTGGACCACGCTGCGGACCGACGACGACGCCACCTTCGACGTCGAGGTGGACCTGGACGCCGACACGCTGGAGCCCTTCGTCACTTGGGGCACCAACCCCGGCCAGGGCGTGTCCCTGTCCCAGGCCGTTCCGTCCCCCGAGGACTTCGGCGACGAGAACGCCAAGGCTGCCGCCGAGCGCGCCCTGCAGTACATGGGACTCGAGGCCGGCACACAGATGAAGGACATCAGGGTAGACACCGTCTTCCTCGGTTCCTGCACCAACTCCCGGATCGAGGACCTGCGCGCTGCCGCGGACATCATCCGCGGCCGCGAAAAGGACCCGCAGGTCCGCATGCTGGTGGTGCCCGGCTCGGCCCGCGTCCGGCTCGAAGCCGAGGCGGAGGGACTGGACAAGGTCTTCAAGGACTTCGGTGCCGAATGGCGCTTCGCCGGCTGCTCCATGTGCCTGGGCATGAACCCGGACCAGCTGGAGCCGGGGGAGCGGTGCGCCTCCACCTCCAACCGCAACTTCGAAGGACGCCAGGGCAAGGGCGGACGCACGCACCTGGTCTCGCCGGTGGTGGCCGCAGCCACGGCCGTGCGCGGCACGCTCAGCTCGCCGTCGGACCTTGAACCGGCTCCCGAACCCGCAGCCATCCGCATCGACGCAGCCTAG
- a CDS encoding IclR family transcriptional regulator, producing MDNSSGVGVIDKAAQVLDALEAGPTTLAQLVAATGLARPTVHRLALALVHHRLVSRDIQGRFVLGSRLVELASAAGEDRLIASAGPVLMQLRDATGESAQIFRRQGDWRVCVASAERPIGLRDTIPVGTQLSMKAGSAAQVLLAWEDHDRLLEGLQSARFTPTVLAGVRRRGWGQSLGEREPGVASVSAPVRGPSGRVIAAVSISGPIERLTRQPGRLHAEVVCNAGRILTEALRKNND from the coding sequence ATGGACAATTCTAGTGGAGTCGGTGTCATTGATAAAGCGGCCCAGGTGCTCGATGCCCTCGAGGCAGGACCCACCACCCTGGCGCAGCTTGTAGCCGCCACGGGCCTGGCCCGCCCCACTGTCCACCGCCTCGCTTTGGCGCTGGTGCACCACCGGCTCGTCAGCCGCGACATCCAGGGCCGCTTCGTGCTCGGCAGCAGGCTTGTTGAGCTCGCCTCGGCAGCCGGCGAGGACCGCCTGATCGCCTCCGCCGGCCCGGTCCTGATGCAACTGCGCGACGCCACGGGCGAGAGCGCCCAGATCTTCCGCCGCCAGGGCGACTGGCGCGTCTGCGTCGCCTCCGCCGAGCGGCCCATCGGCCTGCGCGACACCATCCCCGTCGGCACCCAGTTGTCCATGAAGGCAGGTTCCGCGGCCCAGGTCCTGCTGGCGTGGGAAGACCACGACCGGCTCCTGGAGGGCCTGCAGTCGGCCCGCTTTACGCCCACCGTCCTGGCAGGAGTACGACGACGGGGCTGGGGGCAGAGCCTGGGCGAACGCGAGCCGGGGGTCGCGTCCGTCTCGGCACCGGTGCGGGGTCCGTCCGGCAGGGTGATCGCCGCCGTCTCCATTTCGGGCCCCATCGAACGCCTGACCCGCCAGCCGGGACGCCTCCACGCTGAAGTGGTCTGCAATGCAGGACGGATCCTGACCGAGGCCCTGCGGAAGAACAACGACTAG